The following proteins are co-located in the Salvelinus fontinalis isolate EN_2023a chromosome 41, ASM2944872v1, whole genome shotgun sequence genome:
- the LOC129840557 gene encoding uncharacterized protein LOC129840557 isoform X2: protein MAIMCHSRRALMEIPAPQPKIAARMRRSYLEVLSSRIAPFSTTSRGRNLTSNSKLDPAIYRTGSSRSEAQSERMEDNQTPLSNQQLVQLIRSFILVEQGQRQEPRALTTDLKLLQEDLHLKKTNVYRSIPYSRLGSNRDAHCYRKAYPHLVVFKVSCQEWGQLLLQNEEWESALEHALVAWRYTSELPQWDTSSHNLVREQCYSMLAAHCITALQHYCPDPSKAIELHRRFKMAQLHSQLISPCIQELERSLGEAQVCSMNTR, encoded by the exons ATGGCAATCATGTGTCACTCAAGACGTGCCCTGATGGAAATCCCAGCTCCACAGCCGAAAATTGCAG CTCGAATGAGAAGGTCCTACCTGGAGGTTCTAAGTTCACGCATAGCTCCATTCTCAACCACCTCTAGAGGCAGAAACCTGACCAGCAACTCAAAAC TGGACCCAGCCATATACCGAACAGGGAGTAGTCGGAGTGAGGCCCAAAGTGAGAGAATGGAAGACAACCAGACACCCCTGTCCAACCAGCAGCTTGTGCAGCTCATAAGATCTTTCATCCTAGTAGAACAGGGGCAGAGGCAGGAGCCCAGAGCCCTCACTACAGACCTGAAGCTGTTACAGGAGGACTTGCACCTTAAGAAGACCAATGTCTACAGATCTATACCCTACTCACGCCTGGGGTCCAACAGAGATGCACACTGTTACAGAAAGGCATATCCACACCTAGTGGTGTTTAAA GTTTCCTGCCAGGAGTGGGGTCAACTGCTGCTGCAGAACGAGGAGTGGGAGTCTGCTCTGGAGCACGCCCTAGTGGCGTGGAGGTACACCAGCGAGCTGCCACAGTGGGACACCAGCAGCCACAACTTAGTGAGGGAACAGTGTTACAGCATGCTGGCAGCACACTGCATCACAGCTCTACAGCACTACTGCCCAGACCCCAGCAAAGCCATAGAGCTGCACAGGAG GTTTAAAATGGCACAGCTGCACAGTCAGTTGATCTCTCCTTGTATTCAGGAGCTGGAGAGAAGCCTCGGCGAAGCACAGGTTTGTTCCATGAACACCCGCTGA
- the LOC129840557 gene encoding uncharacterized protein LOC129840557 isoform X1, producing the protein MAIMCHSRRALMEIPAPQPKIAARMRRSYLEVLSSRIAPFSTTSRGRNLTSNSKRGHSLDPAIYRTGSSRSEAQSERMEDNQTPLSNQQLVQLIRSFILVEQGQRQEPRALTTDLKLLQEDLHLKKTNVYRSIPYSRLGSNRDAHCYRKAYPHLVVFKVSCQEWGQLLLQNEEWESALEHALVAWRYTSELPQWDTSSHNLVREQCYSMLAAHCITALQHYCPDPSKAIELHRRFKMAQLHSQLISPCIQELERSLGEAQVCSMNTR; encoded by the exons ATGGCAATCATGTGTCACTCAAGACGTGCCCTGATGGAAATCCCAGCTCCACAGCCGAAAATTGCAG CTCGAATGAGAAGGTCCTACCTGGAGGTTCTAAGTTCACGCATAGCTCCATTCTCAACCACCTCTAGAGGCAGAAACCTGACCAGCAACTCAAAACGTGGGCATTCAT TGGACCCAGCCATATACCGAACAGGGAGTAGTCGGAGTGAGGCCCAAAGTGAGAGAATGGAAGACAACCAGACACCCCTGTCCAACCAGCAGCTTGTGCAGCTCATAAGATCTTTCATCCTAGTAGAACAGGGGCAGAGGCAGGAGCCCAGAGCCCTCACTACAGACCTGAAGCTGTTACAGGAGGACTTGCACCTTAAGAAGACCAATGTCTACAGATCTATACCCTACTCACGCCTGGGGTCCAACAGAGATGCACACTGTTACAGAAAGGCATATCCACACCTAGTGGTGTTTAAA GTTTCCTGCCAGGAGTGGGGTCAACTGCTGCTGCAGAACGAGGAGTGGGAGTCTGCTCTGGAGCACGCCCTAGTGGCGTGGAGGTACACCAGCGAGCTGCCACAGTGGGACACCAGCAGCCACAACTTAGTGAGGGAACAGTGTTACAGCATGCTGGCAGCACACTGCATCACAGCTCTACAGCACTACTGCCCAGACCCCAGCAAAGCCATAGAGCTGCACAGGAG GTTTAAAATGGCACAGCTGCACAGTCAGTTGATCTCTCCTTGTATTCAGGAGCTGGAGAGAAGCCTCGGCGAAGCACAGGTTTGTTCCATGAACACCCGCTGA
- the LOC129840263 gene encoding filamin A-interacting protein 1-like isoform X2, whose amino-acid sequence MVVDEQQRLTEQLTQQTAKVQELTASASHTQEELSSASAKVQEGEEKVFRLETELGDQASRFHQEQETMTAKLTSEDAQNRQLKQKLSTLSRQLDELEETNKTLRRAEDELQELRDKISRGECGNSSLMDEVEELRKRVLEMEGKDEELVRMEDQCRDLNKKLEKEASQSRSLKADVDKLNHRIMELEKLEDAFGKSKQECNALKCNLDKERTVSKVLSREMDILKARVKELEVVEGQLEKTELTLKEDLTKLKTLTVMLVDERKTMAEKLKAMEDKVHNSTGKLQAEQDKVTTVTEKLIEESKKALRSNAKLEEKMCGATKDRDELKAKLQAEEEKSNDLQSKVTMMKKRLQSLEAAEREFLRNKAKEENIKAPIANRSQQEDYKVKDLTQEVERLRRKLKDMKVVEDDLLKTEDEFESMEKRYSREQEGATALMEELEISRNELLKYQLAEKQESNQEHILYKRLKEEEAKSSHLTREVAALKEKIHEYMGTEENICRMKNDHSTLQRKLTLQEVKNKELAREMETLNRELERYRRFSKSLRPGMNGRRFSDLQVCTKEVQTDPADHLRPNYKSIAPLERAVVNGKLYEESDSEDDPNYNNELPLAQCNPSLFNNVNNLNNNIRRVPFLKTKESHNPVNGKVQVPRQNGNHVQQGDVFLTHSPGQPLHIKVTPDHGHNMAMLEITSPTAENTQSYTSTAVIPTSGGPPKQRITIIQNASISPTTRNKGQRSPSSDGSPCTPDRAISPFTMATYSRAMTPDSSGSVTPDRAMSPIQIVSVTTGTPDRSLSTEPVEVMGGHAVFRVTPERQSSWQVQRSNSSGPNVITTEDNKIHIHLGSPFIQSLNTTPQPVSPCYSPGQEQRTPVLSNGTPVKGNSKITSSITIKPTSTPNKRPSQITIPLEAFRRPGPTRIPKPKAYSTKGTNSVVNPGQSNKGQPQTALSSEKALQGTQSAANNLNMVHGPTRI is encoded by the exons ATGGTCGTGGACGAGCAGCAGCGCCTCACAGAGCAATTGACCCAACAGACTGCTAAGGTCCAAGAACTGACCGCGAGCGCCTCCCACACCCAGGAAGAGCTGAGCTCTGCTAGTGCAAAGGtgcaagagggggaggagaaagttTTTCGCTTGGAGACAGAGCTAGGCGACCAAGCCAGTCGCTTTCACCAGGAACAGGAGACCATGACAGCCAAACTGACCAGCGAGGATGCCCAGAACCGACAGCTCAAGCAGAAACTATCCACACTCAGCCGGCAGCTGGATGaactggaggagaccaacaagACCCTCCGGAGGGCCGAGGACGAGCTCCAGGAGCTGAGGGACAAGATCAGCCGCGGGGAATGTGGCAACTCCAGCCTCATGGATGAGGTGGAGGAGTTACGGAAAAGGGTTCTGGAGATGGAGGGGAAGGACGAGGAGTTGGTCCGAATGGAGGACCAGTGCAGGGACCTCAACAAGAAGCTGGAGAAGGAAGCCAGCCAAAGCCGTAGCCTGAAGGCTGATGTGGACAAGCTGAACCACAGGATCATGGAGCTGGAGAAACTAGAGGATGCGTTCGGCAAGAGCAAACAGGAGTGCAACGCGCTAAAGTGCAATCTGGACAAAGAGAGGACAGTGTCAAAGGTTCTGTCCAGAGAGATGGACATCCTGAAAGCGAGGGTCAAAGAACTGGAGGTTGTGGAGGGTCAGCTGGAGAAGACAGAGCTTACACTAAAGGAAGACCTCACCAAGCTGAAGACGCTGACGGTCATGCTGGTGGATGAAAGGAAGACCATGGCTGAGAAACTGAAAGCGATGGAGGACAAGGTCCATAACAGCACTGGCAAACTGCAAGCTGAGCAGGACAAAGTCACAACAGTAACAGAGAAGCTTATTGAGGAGAGCAAGAAAGCCCTAAGGTCGAATGCTAAGCTTGAGGAGAAAATGTGTGGCGCCACCAAGGACAGGGATGAACTCAAGGCCAAGCTCCAAGCCGAGGAGGAAAAGAGCAATGACCTGCAGTCCAAAGTTACCATGATGAAGAAGAGGTTGCAGTCACTGGAAGCTGCAGAGAGGGAATTCCTGAGGAACAAAGCCAAAGAGGAAAACATCAAGGCGCCCATCGCCAACCGCTCCCAACAAGAGGACTACAAAGTCAAAGACCTTACACAGGAAGTTGAGCGCCTGAGGCGAAAACTTAAAGATATGAAGGTTGTCGAAGACGACTTGTTGAAGACTGAGGATGAGTTTGAGTCAATGGAGAAGAGATACTCCAGGGAACAAGAGGGAGCAACGGCCTTGATGGAGGAGTTGGAAATATCCAGGAACGAGCTCTTAAAGTACCAACTGGCAGAGAAGCAAGAGTCCAACCAGGAGCACATCCTCTACAAGCGTCTGAAAGAGGAAGAGGCCAAGTCCAGTCATCTGACCCGAGAGGTGGCAGCCCTAAAAGAGAAGATCCATGAATATAtgggcacagaggaaaacatctGTCGCATGAAAAACGACCACTCCACCTTGCAAAGAAAACTGACTCTGCAAGAGGTGAAAAATAAAGAACtggccagagagatggagaccctCAATCGGGAGCTGGAGCGATACCGTCGCTTCAGCAAAAGTCTCCGCCCAGGCATGAACGGCAGACGTTTCTCAGACTTACAGGTGTGCACCAAGGAGGTACAGACAGATCCAGCAGACCACCTTCGACCCAACTACAAGAGCATCGCCCCACTGGAGCGGGCCGTGGTGAACGGAAAACTGTACGAAGAGAGTGACTCTGAGGACGATCCAAACTACAACAATGAGCTGCCCCTCGCCCAATGTAACCCCTCCCTCTTCAACAATGTCAACAACCTCAACAACAACATCAGGAGAGTCCCCTTTCTCAAAACCAAAGAAAGCCACAACCCAGTCAATGGGAAAGTGCAGGTTCCCAGACAGAATGGCAACCATGTGCAGCAAGGAGACGTGTTTCTGACACACAGCCCCGGGCAACCACTGCACATCAAGGTAACCCCAGACCACGGGCATAACATGGCCATGCTAGAAATCACCAGCCCCACCGCAGAAAACACCCAGTCATACACAAGCACTGCAGTCATCCCCACAAGCGGAGGTCCACCCAAACAAAGAATCACCATAATTCAGAACGCATCCATCTCCCCGACTACCAGAAACAAAGGTCAAAGGTCCCCCTCGTCAGATGGTTCCCCCTGCACTCCTGATCGAGCCATATCTCCCTTCACCATGGCCACCTACTCTAGAGCGATGACCCCAGACTCCTCTGGGTCGGTCACTCCAGACAGGGCTATGTCACCCATCCAGATCGTGTCGGTCACAACAGGCACTCCTGACCGGTCCCTGTCCACGGAGCCAGTAGAGGTCATGGGAGGTCATGCAGTCTTCAGGGTGACACCAGAGAGGCAGAGCAGCTGGCAGGTTCAGAGGTCCAACAGCTCCGGCCCCAACGTCATCACCACAGAGGACAACAAAATCCACATTCACTTAGGGAGCCCCTTTATTCAGAGCTTAAACACTACACCCCAGCCTGTGAGCCCATGCTACTCACCTGGGCAGGAGCAGAGAACTCCTGTGTTATCCAATGGTACCCCTGTCAAAGGCAACAGCAAAATCACAAGTAGCATCACTATAAAGCCAACATCCACCCCAAACAAAAGGCCTTCACAAATTACA ATCCCCTTGGAAGCATTCCGACGCCCAGGCCCAACCAGGATCCCCAAACCTAAAGCCTACAGTACAAAAGGAACAAACAGTGTGGTCAATCCAGGGCAGAGCAATAAAGGACAGCCCCAGACAGCGCTCTCCTCAGAGAAGGCACTGCAGGGTACTCAGAGTGCAGCCAACAACCTAAATATGGTCCATGGCCCCACTAGAATATAA
- the LOC129840263 gene encoding filamin A-interacting protein 1-like isoform X1 → MVVDEQQRLTEQLTQQTAKVQELTASASHTQEELSSASAKVQEGEEKVFRLETELGDQASRFHQEQETMTAKLTSEDAQNRQLKQKLSTLSRQLDELEETNKTLRRAEDELQELRDKISRGECGNSSLMDEVEELRKRVLEMEGKDEELVRMEDQCRDLNKKLEKEASQSRSLKADVDKLNHRIMELEKLEDAFGKSKQECNALKCNLDKERTVSKVLSREMDILKARVKELEVVEGQLEKTELTLKEDLTKLKTLTVMLVDERKTMAEKLKAMEDKVHNSTGKLQAEQDKVTTVTEKLIEESKKALRSNAKLEEKMCGATKDRDELKAKLQAEEEKSNDLQSKVTMMKKRLQSLEAAEREFLRNKAKEENIKAPIANRSQQEDYKVKDLTQEVERLRRKLKDMKVVEDDLLKTEDEFESMEKRYSREQEGATALMEELEISRNELLKYQLAEKQESNQEHILYKRLKEEEAKSSHLTREVAALKEKIHEYMGTEENICRMKNDHSTLQRKLTLQEVKNKELAREMETLNRELERYRRFSKSLRPGMNGRRFSDLQVCTKEVQTDPADHLRPNYKSIAPLERAVVNGKLYEESDSEDDPNYNNELPLAQCNPSLFNNVNNLNNNIRRVPFLKTKESHNPVNGKVQVPRQNGNHVQQGDVFLTHSPGQPLHIKVTPDHGHNMAMLEITSPTAENTQSYTSTAVIPTSGGPPKQRITIIQNASISPTTRNKGQRSPSSDGSPCTPDRAISPFTMATYSRAMTPDSSGSVTPDRAMSPIQIVSVTTGTPDRSLSTEPVEVMGGHAVFRVTPERQSSWQVQRSNSSGPNVITTEDNKIHIHLGSPFIQSLNTTPQPVSPCYSPGQEQRTPVLSNGTPVKGNSKITSSITIKPTSTPNKRPSQITVSNAYD, encoded by the coding sequence ATGGTCGTGGACGAGCAGCAGCGCCTCACAGAGCAATTGACCCAACAGACTGCTAAGGTCCAAGAACTGACCGCGAGCGCCTCCCACACCCAGGAAGAGCTGAGCTCTGCTAGTGCAAAGGtgcaagagggggaggagaaagttTTTCGCTTGGAGACAGAGCTAGGCGACCAAGCCAGTCGCTTTCACCAGGAACAGGAGACCATGACAGCCAAACTGACCAGCGAGGATGCCCAGAACCGACAGCTCAAGCAGAAACTATCCACACTCAGCCGGCAGCTGGATGaactggaggagaccaacaagACCCTCCGGAGGGCCGAGGACGAGCTCCAGGAGCTGAGGGACAAGATCAGCCGCGGGGAATGTGGCAACTCCAGCCTCATGGATGAGGTGGAGGAGTTACGGAAAAGGGTTCTGGAGATGGAGGGGAAGGACGAGGAGTTGGTCCGAATGGAGGACCAGTGCAGGGACCTCAACAAGAAGCTGGAGAAGGAAGCCAGCCAAAGCCGTAGCCTGAAGGCTGATGTGGACAAGCTGAACCACAGGATCATGGAGCTGGAGAAACTAGAGGATGCGTTCGGCAAGAGCAAACAGGAGTGCAACGCGCTAAAGTGCAATCTGGACAAAGAGAGGACAGTGTCAAAGGTTCTGTCCAGAGAGATGGACATCCTGAAAGCGAGGGTCAAAGAACTGGAGGTTGTGGAGGGTCAGCTGGAGAAGACAGAGCTTACACTAAAGGAAGACCTCACCAAGCTGAAGACGCTGACGGTCATGCTGGTGGATGAAAGGAAGACCATGGCTGAGAAACTGAAAGCGATGGAGGACAAGGTCCATAACAGCACTGGCAAACTGCAAGCTGAGCAGGACAAAGTCACAACAGTAACAGAGAAGCTTATTGAGGAGAGCAAGAAAGCCCTAAGGTCGAATGCTAAGCTTGAGGAGAAAATGTGTGGCGCCACCAAGGACAGGGATGAACTCAAGGCCAAGCTCCAAGCCGAGGAGGAAAAGAGCAATGACCTGCAGTCCAAAGTTACCATGATGAAGAAGAGGTTGCAGTCACTGGAAGCTGCAGAGAGGGAATTCCTGAGGAACAAAGCCAAAGAGGAAAACATCAAGGCGCCCATCGCCAACCGCTCCCAACAAGAGGACTACAAAGTCAAAGACCTTACACAGGAAGTTGAGCGCCTGAGGCGAAAACTTAAAGATATGAAGGTTGTCGAAGACGACTTGTTGAAGACTGAGGATGAGTTTGAGTCAATGGAGAAGAGATACTCCAGGGAACAAGAGGGAGCAACGGCCTTGATGGAGGAGTTGGAAATATCCAGGAACGAGCTCTTAAAGTACCAACTGGCAGAGAAGCAAGAGTCCAACCAGGAGCACATCCTCTACAAGCGTCTGAAAGAGGAAGAGGCCAAGTCCAGTCATCTGACCCGAGAGGTGGCAGCCCTAAAAGAGAAGATCCATGAATATAtgggcacagaggaaaacatctGTCGCATGAAAAACGACCACTCCACCTTGCAAAGAAAACTGACTCTGCAAGAGGTGAAAAATAAAGAACtggccagagagatggagaccctCAATCGGGAGCTGGAGCGATACCGTCGCTTCAGCAAAAGTCTCCGCCCAGGCATGAACGGCAGACGTTTCTCAGACTTACAGGTGTGCACCAAGGAGGTACAGACAGATCCAGCAGACCACCTTCGACCCAACTACAAGAGCATCGCCCCACTGGAGCGGGCCGTGGTGAACGGAAAACTGTACGAAGAGAGTGACTCTGAGGACGATCCAAACTACAACAATGAGCTGCCCCTCGCCCAATGTAACCCCTCCCTCTTCAACAATGTCAACAACCTCAACAACAACATCAGGAGAGTCCCCTTTCTCAAAACCAAAGAAAGCCACAACCCAGTCAATGGGAAAGTGCAGGTTCCCAGACAGAATGGCAACCATGTGCAGCAAGGAGACGTGTTTCTGACACACAGCCCCGGGCAACCACTGCACATCAAGGTAACCCCAGACCACGGGCATAACATGGCCATGCTAGAAATCACCAGCCCCACCGCAGAAAACACCCAGTCATACACAAGCACTGCAGTCATCCCCACAAGCGGAGGTCCACCCAAACAAAGAATCACCATAATTCAGAACGCATCCATCTCCCCGACTACCAGAAACAAAGGTCAAAGGTCCCCCTCGTCAGATGGTTCCCCCTGCACTCCTGATCGAGCCATATCTCCCTTCACCATGGCCACCTACTCTAGAGCGATGACCCCAGACTCCTCTGGGTCGGTCACTCCAGACAGGGCTATGTCACCCATCCAGATCGTGTCGGTCACAACAGGCACTCCTGACCGGTCCCTGTCCACGGAGCCAGTAGAGGTCATGGGAGGTCATGCAGTCTTCAGGGTGACACCAGAGAGGCAGAGCAGCTGGCAGGTTCAGAGGTCCAACAGCTCCGGCCCCAACGTCATCACCACAGAGGACAACAAAATCCACATTCACTTAGGGAGCCCCTTTATTCAGAGCTTAAACACTACACCCCAGCCTGTGAGCCCATGCTACTCACCTGGGCAGGAGCAGAGAACTCCTGTGTTATCCAATGGTACCCCTGTCAAAGGCAACAGCAAAATCACAAGTAGCATCACTATAAAGCCAACATCCACCCCAAACAAAAGGCCTTCACAAATTACAGTAAGTAATGCCTATGATTGA